A stretch of the Melitaea cinxia chromosome 14, ilMelCinx1.1, whole genome shotgun sequence genome encodes the following:
- the LOC123660022 gene encoding peroxisomal membrane protein PMP34 — MSSLLSYETLVHAMAGATGSVVGMATFYPLDILRSRIQVEDSPKLRGSSLQLLFKLANEEGIESLYHGLCPVLQSLSISNFVYFYTFHALRKAAKTQSSALGDLAFGMLAGSVNVLLTSPLWVVNTRMKFDKYSYPNLFEGLYIIFKKEGMKGLWSGTIPSLLLVSNPAIQFMIYEALKRHLVSKGHFSSYTAFLLGAIAKAIATTITYPLQLVQSRLRAGTSIKPVFKDIRSNPSVMFRGLEAKLLQTVMTAALMFLIYEKIVHTVLTIMRVKLQKH; from the exons ATGTCGTCATTATTAAGCTATGAAACGCTTGTTCACGCGATGGCTGGAGCTACG ggTAGTGTGGTCGGAATGGCTACATTTTATCCTTTAGACATATTGCGATCTAGAATACaag TTGAAGACTCTCCTAAACTTCGTGGATCATCACTACAGCTTCTTTTCAAATTAGCAAATGAAGAGGGTATTGAGTCATTGTACCATGGTTTATGTCCAGTTTTGCAGTCTTTGTCTATatctaattttgtttatttttatacattccaTGCATTAAGAAAAGCAGCTAAGACTCAAAGTTCAGCACTGGGAGATTTAGCTTTTGGTATGTTGGCCGGTAGTGTTAATGTTCTACTTACCTCTCCTCTTTGGGTAGTAAACACTAGAATGAAGTTTGATAAGTATTCTTATCCAAACCTATTTGAGggtctgtacattatttttaagaaagaaGGTATGAAGGGCTTGTGGTCAGGTACAATACCATCCTTGTTGTTAGTATCAAATCCAGCTATTCAGTTTATGATTTATGAAGCTTTGAAAAGACATTTAGTATCTAAAGGACATTTTAGTTCATATACTGCATTTTTACTTGGTGCCATAGCTAAGGCTATAGCAACCACCATAACATACCCCTTACAACTGGTTCAATCGAGACTTAGAGCAGGCACAAGTATAAAGCCTGTATTTAAAGATATTAGATCAAATCCCTCAGTAATGTTTCGTGGCTTGGAAGCTAAATTATTGCAAACTGTTATGACAGCagctttaatgtttttaatttatgagaaaATTGTTCATACGGTTTTGACCATAATGAGAGTAAAATTGCAAAAAcattag